Part of the Triticum urartu cultivar G1812 unplaced genomic scaffold, Tu2.1 TuUngrouped_contig_6377, whole genome shotgun sequence genome, ATCGTTTGTTTCAGCAGAATTGGGTTTTCTTTTTCCTTCTAAATTTTATTATAAAGTCTGGTCCTCCTTTTGTTGGTGTATATGCATGCTTTGATTTGATGATGATAGCTCGTACAGACCTCGTTTTGGCCCCTCATTTAGATTCCATGTACACTCATGAGGAACGCTGATTAGCAGCAGGCGTCTGAAAATGTTGTTCAAACATCTCTCTTTTGAAACCTTGTGCCGTAGCTAAAATAGCGTTTATCTGTGGCGGCCTGGCCCACGGTTTCCATAATCCACTACCACGTGGGAACGTCTTCTCCAGCGGCTTTCTTCTTTTCGGTTAGCGACACTCAAAACCAGAAAAAAGAAGTAGCACACATAAATTGCGCCATATTTGGTAGTAGTAAAACGCAAACTGACTAGAAAACCCACTCATAGATAGAATAAATAGAGAAGAATTGTTATACGTGTGCAGAAGCTGCAGGAAGAATATAAGGAGAGGAGATACTACAGGAGTATATATATAGTACCACCTTGAAGGCCTTGAAAGCTTCCGGTAACTAGCGTAGTACCAGGAGTGTACAGTAGTACCAAGATGGCATCAATTGCTGATGCAGCGAGTAATTCCCTGGCCGGGCAGGGCAGCGCAGGATGGAATTGATTGAATTGAATTCTCACCGTCCACCCCATAAATCCTGGAGCATGGGCGCCAGTCCTGCCCGTCGCATCGGCCTCCTGGAAACCTGCGAGCACCGGCAGCTCTCGTGCACGCTGCCGCTGCATGTGGCTCCGCGGTCACCGCCCGGCCGGAGTAAATTATGAAGGAGAGCCTCAGTTATAAGGCGGTGGTCATGAATGAACTACAGTATTATTTACAGATTTTGGCTTGTGATTTGGATTTGCAGCACCTGGCGTACGAGTACGCGAGGAAAGGCGCGTGCGTGGCGCTGGTGGCCCGGACGGAGATCGCGCTGCGCGCCGTGGCCAAGACGGCGCGGGAGCTGGGCGCGCCGGACACGCTGGTGGTGCCGGCGGACATCACCGACGTGGACGAGGCCAAGCGGGCCGTCGAGGAGACCCTCGCCCACTTCGGCAAATGTAAGTGCTCTGTTAATCTCAGCGTGCGGTACCTGACACTGACAGCAAGCTCTCACTCAGATAGCGACGGAGTATGATTATATATACTCCTACGTGCATCATTATGGCTATTAGTTGAAGCAAATCACTTTCCGGAGCAGTGATGCATGTGAGGTTGTCCATGCCTAGTCCGGTTGATAGGAATGTACCCCAGCTACTTACGTACGGTTGTTTGCACCGATCAGGCGTTGAGTGAGTGAGTGAGTGCGTGGTCGTAGTCAGTTCAGCTTGCCGATTCAAGTCTCGCTGGATCATTTGGAGTTACTAGCTAGCAAAAAATGGCACTGCTCCAGTGAGTTTCAGCTGCTAATACTTCCTGTCTCGCTGGGTTCTGCATGAATGCACGCAGTGAATCACCTGGTGGCCAACGCGGGCGTGTGGTCCAGCTGCTTCTTCGAGGAGATCACCAACGTGTCCGCCTTCCAGAACGTCATGGTAAGCAACCTACTCACTTGAGAAACAAGCAACAGAAATCCACGATTAGTTTCCTCATTAGCTACTACCTTGTAAACAAGTTTATACCAATACCAAGTATAATCATGTTCTTAATTTCTCCACCATACGTACTACGTACGTGTACGCAGGATCTCAACTTCTGGGGCGCGGTGTACCCGACCTACTTCGCGCTGCCCTACCTGAAGGCCAGCCGCGGCAACATCGTGGTCACCGCCTCCGTGGCCGGCAGGGGCCCCGTGGCGCGGATGAGCTTCTACAACGTACGTAAACCCTTGTTTTTGATGTTGCTGATTTGAATTTAATCACCGCAATGAATTCGGGATCAGCAGCTCACCAAACATCTTTATCGATCGCTGCGTACGTGCCACGTTGAGAATTAACGCTCCGGTCGGTGGATGTACTCCATTGCATTTGCAGGCGAGCAAGGCCGCGGTGATCCGGTTCTACGAGACGCTGCGGGCGGAGCTGGGGCCGCACGTCCGCGTCACCATCCTCATGCCGGGCTACGTCGTCTCCAACCTCACCATGGGCAAGGGCGTGCAGAAGGACGGCAACGTCGGCTTCGACGAGGACGCCCGCGACGTACGCGCACACCCAACCAtctccctccctccctcgctGAACCACCATTACATTCACGGCAGTTCCTCCGTCGATCGATAGGTTGGTTTCACTGATTGATTGATGACGGATGGGATTGCAGATAAACGTCGGGCCGCTGCCGGTGGGGAGGACGGAGACGCtggcggaggtggtggtggcgagCGTGCGGCGGGGCGACAGCTACGTGACGTGGCCCGGGTGGTACTGGCCGTTCCACATGGTGATGTGCGCCGCGCCGGAGCTCGTCGACTGCTTCTCCAGGGCCTTCTACGTCTCCAAGTCCAGCGACAAGGACGGCGACGCGCTCAGCAAGAAGATCCTCATGGCCGTCGGCGGCGACAAGTTCTACCCCAAGAACATCCGCTCCTCCCAGCCCCAATAAGTCGATCATGACACAGAGCTAAGCCAGACATGCACGCAGAAAACGTATGCTGGCTTGGTTTAGCACCAAAGTATAGCAGTGGTGTACTTGGGTCTTTCTTTTCTTCTCCTCTCtcgttttttcttcttcttttctttcgGTGTGATGTGATGTGAGTCCATACGATGTGAGATCTGTTGTTGTATTGGTGGTACACGACACAGGCGGTGTTGCAAAGAGGGTGCTTCTAAATGACCGACTGTTGTTTGCTTGTACTGACGAAAAAGCATGAGGGAGACAGGTTATGCGTGGACGACTGCTTCTCCCGGTCACCGTAATTTGTGTCTGTACAATGGTACCTTCACGCGGATATCAGTGAAATGCGCCAACTATTACAGGGCACCACTGACAAGGAGTTTATCGCAAAACTTTCTACCCGGCGATCGCCAACTCGGCAGCTTACTGTGCTCTGCACTCTGCAGTAGGAGTATGCACACAGCTGACTGCTGACATGCCTTCCCAATTCCCTTGAGAAACCTGCTTCTCACAAGCATTAATTAACATATCAAGGTATATGTC contains:
- the LOC125530524 gene encoding 11-beta-hydroxysteroid dehydrogenase A-like, producing MARQALTNGFLGGFMYVGLALVLLAYLPVAFLCRLVYRLLIRPFAAGEDLRGKVVLITGASSGIGEHLAYEYARKGACVALVARTEIALRAVAKTARELGAPDTLVVPADITDVDEAKRAVEETLAHFGKLNHLVANAGVWSSCFFEEITNVSAFQNVMDLNFWGAVYPTYFALPYLKASRGNIVVTASVAGRGPVARMSFYNASKAAVIRFYETLRAELGPHVRVTILMPGYVVSNLTMGKGVQKDGNVGFDEDARDINVGPLPVGRTETLAEVVVASVRRGDSYVTWPGWYWPFHMVMCAAPELVDCFSRAFYVSKSSDKDGDALSKKILMAVGGDKFYPKNIRSSQPQ